In one Cellulomonas sp. JZ18 genomic region, the following are encoded:
- a CDS encoding ABC transporter substrate-binding protein yields MDGTGRVRGSGTYVVAGLVAAVLATAGCTQDAADPARAGTVVVAADLPFTSLNGGTVAGRAPGSVLVRGLVQSGFVTLEADGSVSTDPSFGTVEKVGDAPLTVRYTIAPTARWSDGVPVTPADLLLEWAARSGQLDEVVPELGADGRPADPAALDAVVAFAATSPVLAHASAVPVVDGATVTVVYDRPVADWQLALDVNLPAHVVGRLALDPSAPALPGAQATPAATAGASATATETATATASPTATSTPGPAASSATPAPPAGGDDPEAAAWAAAVTTAVQQQDRAALLAISRVWRAAGTAADVAADPTLTTTTGPYVLDRVGDDGVEVVRNDAYAGARPARWDRVRVRTDLAPLAQVDALEDGDLDVAAPLATADVLEAAQDADDVRTRAGGDAVLQLVLRAGAGSPFDPASYAGASDPAAAAAAVRAAFVGAVPRGEVVAEAVAPLRSDAEPSDVVAAQVGPDAPPADVDAALPPADGAPEGAPVTVRLLAATDDPVRGAAAAVLTDAAADAGFEVVPADVDDPVPALRAEPDAWDAALVPVTQGDLPVASWVARWRSGGAANVSGHADPALDAALDNLAGTVDPAAVPALVEATSGDLVAAGAVLPLVRVPVLTLTADRGADDDALPRVGDVAVLEPARADLTSWWDWARADG; encoded by the coding sequence ATGGACGGGACCGGTCGGGTGCGCGGGAGCGGGACGTACGTCGTCGCGGGGCTGGTGGCGGCGGTGCTGGCGACGGCGGGCTGCACGCAGGACGCGGCCGACCCGGCGCGTGCGGGCACGGTCGTGGTCGCGGCCGACCTGCCGTTCACGTCCCTCAACGGGGGGACGGTCGCGGGTCGGGCGCCCGGCAGCGTCCTGGTGCGCGGCCTCGTCCAGTCGGGCTTCGTCACGCTCGAGGCCGACGGGTCGGTCTCCACCGACCCGTCGTTCGGGACGGTGGAGAAGGTCGGCGACGCGCCGCTCACCGTCCGTTACACGATCGCGCCGACGGCACGGTGGTCGGACGGCGTCCCCGTGACCCCGGCCGACCTGCTGCTCGAGTGGGCCGCCCGCAGCGGGCAGCTCGACGAGGTGGTCCCCGAGCTCGGTGCCGACGGCCGCCCCGCCGACCCGGCGGCGCTGGACGCCGTCGTCGCGTTCGCCGCGACGTCGCCGGTCCTCGCGCACGCGTCGGCCGTACCGGTGGTCGACGGTGCGACCGTGACCGTCGTCTACGACCGGCCCGTCGCGGACTGGCAGCTCGCGCTCGACGTCAACCTCCCCGCGCACGTCGTGGGACGCCTCGCGCTCGACCCGTCCGCGCCCGCGCTGCCGGGCGCGCAGGCGACGCCCGCCGCCACCGCGGGGGCGAGCGCGACGGCGACGGAGACGGCGACGGCGACGGCGTCCCCGACCGCGACGTCGACGCCCGGTCCCGCCGCCTCGTCCGCGACGCCCGCACCGCCGGCGGGTGGCGACGACCCCGAGGCCGCCGCCTGGGCCGCCGCGGTGACCACGGCCGTGCAGCAGCAGGACCGCGCGGCCCTGCTCGCGATCTCGCGCGTGTGGCGCGCGGCGGGCACGGCGGCCGACGTGGCGGCGGACCCCACGCTGACGACGACGACCGGCCCGTACGTGCTCGACCGCGTCGGGGACGACGGTGTCGAGGTGGTCCGCAACGACGCCTACGCGGGCGCGCGCCCGGCGCGCTGGGACCGGGTGCGGGTACGCACGGACCTGGCCCCGCTCGCGCAGGTCGACGCGCTCGAGGACGGGGATCTCGACGTCGCGGCACCCCTCGCGACGGCGGACGTCCTGGAGGCGGCGCAGGACGCGGACGACGTGCGCACCCGCGCGGGCGGTGACGCGGTGCTCCAGCTGGTGCTGCGGGCGGGTGCCGGCAGCCCGTTCGACCCGGCGTCGTACGCGGGCGCGTCGGACCCGGCGGCCGCCGCGGCCGCGGTGCGGGCCGCGTTCGTCGGTGCGGTGCCCCGGGGCGAGGTGGTGGCGGAGGCCGTCGCGCCGCTGCGGTCCGACGCGGAGCCGTCGGACGTCGTCGCGGCCCAGGTGGGCCCGGACGCGCCGCCGGCCGACGTCGACGCGGCGCTCCCGCCGGCCGACGGGGCGCCGGAGGGCGCACCCGTCACGGTGCGGCTGCTCGCGGCGACGGACGACCCGGTGCGGGGCGCGGCTGCCGCGGTGCTCACGGACGCCGCGGCCGACGCGGGCTTCGAGGTCGTGCCCGCGGACGTCGACGACCCGGTGCCGGCGCTGCGCGCCGAGCCGGACGCGTGGGACGCCGCGCTCGTCCCCGTCACGCAGGGGGACCTGCCGGTGGCGTCGTGGGTCGCGCGCTGGCGCAGCGGCGGCGCGGCGAACGTGAGCGGGCACGCGGACCCGGCGCTCGACGCCGCCCTCGACAACCTCGCCGGCACGGTCGACCCGGCAGCGGTGCCGGCGCTGGTGGAGGCGACGTCGGGCGACCTCGTGGCCGCGGGTGCGGTGCTGCCGCTCGTGCGGGTGCCGGTGCTGACCCTGACGGCCGACCGCGGCGCGGACGACGACGCGCTGCCGCGGGTGGGGGACGTCGCCGTGCTCGAGCCGGCGCGGGCCGACCTCACCTCGTGGTGGGACTGGGCGCGGGCGGACGGGTGA
- a CDS encoding ABC transporter ATP-binding protein, which produces MALDTNHAPTTTPVLSVRDLNVDFYVDGRWHPAAVDVSYDVRPGEVLAIVGESGSGKTQSSMALLGLLPPNGRARGSALLGDRELVGMPANRLRRIRGREVSMIFQEPMTALNPVFTIGFQIIETLRAHFEIGPTEARERAVELLRLVDIPNPEKRVDSYPHQLSGGQRQRAMIAQALACDPTLLIADEPTTALDVTVQAEILKLMRDLRERIDAGIVLITHDMGVVADMADNIIVMKDGRVVDQGPALEVFRNPQHAYTQRLLDAVPHLGRSASDVPARARVSEPAPASTPVDERELVLEARDMVIEYPGRRRTPAFRAVDGVSLEIRQGEVVGLVGESGSGKTTIGRAAVGLLPVTGGSLKIVGHDMVGATMKDLKPLRTKVGIVFQDPGSSLNPRLPIGESIAEPLLLHRGVKGEALQREIERLLDQVHLPRAMRNRYPHELSGGQRQRVGIARSLALEPRLLVADEPTSALDVSVQAAVLDLFQELQREHGFACLFISHDLAVVEILSDRIAVMRNGRLVEVGPAAQVVNAPQDPYTQRLIAAVPVPDPEAQRERRIARDALLEAQHAELLAEEARQAEEAGRADALGVDEIDNERIQRPGI; this is translated from the coding sequence GTGGCCCTCGACACGAACCACGCCCCGACCACGACGCCCGTGCTGTCGGTGCGCGACCTGAACGTCGACTTCTACGTCGACGGGCGCTGGCACCCGGCCGCCGTCGACGTCAGCTACGACGTGCGCCCGGGCGAGGTGCTCGCGATCGTCGGTGAGTCCGGCTCCGGCAAGACGCAGTCGTCGATGGCCCTGCTCGGCCTGCTGCCGCCCAACGGCCGCGCCCGCGGGTCCGCCCTGCTGGGCGACCGCGAGCTCGTCGGCATGCCGGCCAACCGCCTGCGCCGCATCCGCGGCCGCGAGGTGTCGATGATCTTCCAGGAGCCGATGACGGCCCTGAACCCGGTGTTCACGATCGGGTTCCAGATCATCGAGACGCTGCGCGCGCACTTCGAGATCGGCCCGACCGAGGCGCGCGAGCGCGCGGTCGAGCTGCTGCGCCTCGTCGACATCCCGAACCCGGAGAAGCGGGTCGACTCCTACCCGCACCAGCTGTCCGGCGGGCAGCGCCAGCGCGCGATGATCGCGCAGGCGCTCGCGTGCGACCCGACGCTGCTCATCGCGGACGAGCCGACGACGGCCCTCGACGTCACCGTGCAGGCGGAGATCCTCAAGCTCATGCGGGACCTGCGCGAGCGCATCGACGCGGGCATCGTGCTCATCACGCACGACATGGGCGTCGTCGCCGACATGGCGGACAACATCATCGTCATGAAGGACGGGCGGGTCGTGGACCAGGGCCCGGCGCTCGAGGTGTTCCGCAACCCGCAGCACGCGTACACGCAGCGCCTGCTCGACGCCGTCCCGCACCTCGGCCGCTCGGCGTCCGACGTCCCCGCCCGTGCCCGGGTGAGCGAGCCCGCGCCCGCGTCCACCCCGGTGGACGAGCGTGAGCTCGTCCTCGAGGCGCGCGACATGGTCATCGAGTACCCGGGCCGGCGGCGCACGCCCGCGTTCCGGGCCGTCGACGGCGTCTCGCTGGAGATCCGTCAGGGCGAGGTCGTCGGCCTCGTCGGCGAGTCCGGGTCGGGCAAGACCACGATCGGCCGCGCCGCGGTGGGCCTGCTGCCGGTGACCGGCGGCTCGCTGAAGATCGTCGGGCACGACATGGTCGGCGCGACCATGAAGGACCTGAAGCCGCTGCGCACGAAGGTCGGCATCGTCTTCCAGGACCCGGGCTCCTCCCTGAACCCGCGCCTGCCGATCGGCGAGTCCATCGCCGAGCCGCTCCTGCTGCACCGCGGCGTCAAGGGCGAGGCGCTGCAGCGCGAGATCGAGCGCCTGCTCGACCAGGTGCACCTGCCGCGCGCGATGCGCAACCGCTACCCGCACGAGCTGTCGGGCGGGCAGCGCCAGCGCGTCGGCATCGCCCGGTCGCTCGCGCTGGAGCCGCGCCTGCTCGTCGCCGACGAGCCGACGTCCGCGCTCGACGTGTCCGTGCAGGCGGCCGTGCTCGACCTGTTCCAGGAGCTGCAGCGCGAGCACGGCTTCGCGTGCCTGTTCATCAGCCACGACCTCGCGGTCGTGGAGATCCTGTCCGACCGCATCGCGGTCATGCGCAACGGCCGCCTCGTCGAGGTCGGCCCGGCCGCGCAGGTCGTCAACGCGCCGCAGGACCCGTACACGCAGCGCCTCATCGCGGCCGTGCCGGTGCCCGACCCCGAGGCGCAGCGCGAGCGGCGGATCGCCCGTGACGCCCTGCTCGAGGCGCAGCACGCCGAGCTGCTCGCGGAGGAGGCGCGCCAGGCGGAGGAGGCCGGCCGCGCCGACGCGCTCGGCGTCGACGAGATCGACAACGAGCGGATCCAGCGCCCGGGCATCTGA
- a CDS encoding ABC transporter permease codes for MSTPTTPQPTGEPEERLENAIELQEVAGLSQGQIVRRRFFRHRGAMAGLAVLALTTLLAFTSVGVGPIPGWWSYTPYQTGSVVNAGGAPTLSLPTWLGGDGFAIGSHPFGQDELGRDMFARVMAGVQTSLMVMVVIGVVAAVIGVLVGAAAGFFRGRADTLLMRATDLVITVPTIVIGAVVGKMAGTVSGVVFAVALGLILWTTLARLVRGEFLSLREREFVDAARVAGASNLRIIFKHILPNAIGTLIVAVTLLMSSAILLETALSYLGFGIVPPEISLGQLISLYQQAFSTRPWLFWWPGLFIVLIALSVNFIGDGLRDAFDPRQKRIPSERKMAKAMAADGTAERGRVSTVRPDLDGRNAGTGGGA; via the coding sequence ATGAGCACCCCCACCACACCCCAGCCCACCGGCGAGCCCGAGGAGCGGCTCGAGAACGCGATCGAGCTGCAGGAGGTCGCCGGCCTCTCCCAGGGGCAGATCGTCCGCCGGCGGTTCTTCCGCCACCGCGGCGCGATGGCGGGTCTCGCCGTCCTCGCCCTCACCACGCTGCTGGCGTTCACCTCCGTCGGCGTCGGGCCGATCCCCGGCTGGTGGTCCTACACGCCCTACCAGACCGGCTCCGTCGTCAACGCGGGCGGCGCCCCGACGCTGTCGCTGCCCACGTGGCTGGGCGGCGACGGCTTCGCGATCGGCTCGCACCCGTTCGGCCAGGACGAGCTCGGGCGCGACATGTTCGCGCGCGTCATGGCCGGCGTGCAGACGTCGCTCATGGTCATGGTGGTCATCGGTGTCGTCGCCGCCGTGATCGGTGTGCTCGTCGGGGCCGCGGCCGGGTTCTTCCGCGGCCGCGCCGACACCCTGCTCATGCGGGCGACCGACCTGGTCATCACGGTGCCGACGATCGTCATCGGCGCCGTGGTCGGCAAGATGGCCGGCACGGTCAGCGGCGTGGTCTTCGCCGTGGCGCTCGGGCTGATCCTGTGGACGACGCTGGCCCGGCTCGTGCGCGGCGAGTTCCTCTCGCTGCGCGAGCGCGAGTTCGTCGACGCCGCCCGCGTCGCTGGCGCGAGCAACCTGCGGATCATCTTCAAGCACATCCTGCCGAACGCGATCGGCACGCTCATCGTGGCGGTCACGCTGCTCATGAGCTCGGCCATCCTGCTCGAGACCGCGCTGTCCTACCTGGGCTTCGGCATCGTGCCGCCCGAGATCTCGCTCGGTCAGCTCATCAGCCTGTACCAGCAGGCGTTCTCGACGCGGCCGTGGCTGTTCTGGTGGCCGGGCCTGTTCATCGTGCTCATCGCGCTGAGCGTCAACTTCATCGGCGACGGCCTGCGCGACGCGTTCGACCCGCGGCAGAAGCGGATCCCGTCCGAGCGCAAGATGGCCAAGGCGATGGCGGCCGACGGCACCGCCGAGCGCGGGCGCGTCAGCACGGTGCGCCCCGACCTCGACGGCCGGAACGCCGGCACGGGCGGCGGCGCGTGA
- a CDS encoding ABC transporter permease, with protein sequence MLNFLLRRLAAGVVTLFVALFIMYILVDAAIDPLADLVESTAPNKEQLIAQRTAELNLDTNVVIRFFWWIGDVVTGDLGEAWRSGQDVSGLLTRAIGSTLELVAAATVLSLLVGVTVGIVSALRQYSAFDYVIIFLSFLLYSLPSFWVAVLLKQWGAIGFNDFLRDPVIGWGVVVALSLVVGLLWSLAVGGSARRRVQVFAIAAAANVALFAYIQLTGWWDRPQIGPVLLALLGAGTAFAVAGVFAGLHNRRALYTGLTVVVLGVVLYFPMQVVFDSIDESHLLIAGLALLTVGVGYLVGRLFGGPDWRTSARTGAAVALVMGTLIFIDQVMQVWGPYFQALSGRPIPTFGDRTPNLGGNYWVQVLDSYTHLVLPTATLVLIAFASYTRYSRSSMLEVLNQDYIRTARAKGLPERLVVVRHGFRNALIPLATIVPIDVITLLGGAVITENVFARPGMGQLFVRSLMDAEQAPVMAYLIVVATLAIIANIVADIVYAAIDPRIRLDA encoded by the coding sequence GTGCTCAACTTCCTCCTGCGCCGCCTCGCGGCGGGAGTCGTCACGCTCTTCGTGGCGCTCTTCATCATGTACATCCTGGTCGACGCGGCCATCGACCCCCTGGCCGACCTCGTCGAGAGCACTGCTCCCAACAAGGAGCAGCTCATCGCGCAGCGCACGGCCGAGCTGAACCTCGACACCAACGTCGTGATCCGCTTCTTCTGGTGGATCGGTGACGTCGTGACGGGCGACCTGGGCGAGGCCTGGCGCTCCGGCCAGGACGTGAGCGGCCTGCTCACCCGCGCCATCGGCTCGACGCTCGAGCTCGTCGCCGCCGCGACGGTCCTCTCGCTGCTCGTCGGCGTCACCGTCGGCATCGTGTCGGCGCTGCGCCAGTACAGCGCGTTCGACTACGTGATCATCTTCCTGTCGTTCCTGCTCTACTCGCTGCCCTCGTTCTGGGTCGCGGTGCTGCTCAAGCAGTGGGGCGCGATCGGCTTCAACGACTTCCTGCGCGACCCGGTCATCGGCTGGGGCGTGGTCGTCGCGCTGTCGCTCGTGGTGGGCCTGCTGTGGTCGCTCGCCGTCGGCGGCTCCGCGCGCCGCCGCGTGCAGGTCTTCGCGATCGCCGCGGCCGCCAACGTCGCGCTGTTCGCGTACATCCAGCTCACCGGCTGGTGGGACCGCCCGCAGATCGGCCCCGTGCTGCTCGCGCTGCTCGGCGCCGGCACGGCCTTCGCGGTCGCCGGCGTGTTCGCGGGCCTGCACAACCGTCGCGCGCTCTACACGGGTCTGACGGTGGTCGTCCTCGGTGTCGTCCTCTACTTCCCGATGCAGGTCGTGTTCGACTCGATCGACGAGTCCCACCTGCTCATCGCGGGCCTCGCGCTCCTGACGGTGGGCGTCGGGTACCTCGTCGGACGCCTGTTCGGTGGCCCGGACTGGCGCACGTCGGCCCGCACCGGCGCGGCCGTGGCGCTCGTCATGGGCACGCTGATCTTCATCGACCAGGTCATGCAGGTCTGGGGGCCGTACTTCCAGGCGCTGAGCGGCCGCCCGATCCCGACGTTCGGCGACCGCACGCCGAACCTCGGCGGCAACTACTGGGTGCAGGTGCTCGACTCCTACACGCACCTCGTCCTGCCGACGGCCACGCTCGTGCTGATCGCGTTCGCGTCGTACACCCGGTACTCGCGCTCGAGCATGCTCGAGGTGCTGAACCAGGACTACATCCGCACGGCGCGCGCCAAGGGCCTGCCGGAGCGGCTCGTCGTGGTCCGCCACGGGTTCCGCAACGCGCTCATCCCGCTGGCGACCATCGTGCCCATCGACGTCATCACGCTGCTGGGCGGCGCGGTCATCACGGAGAACGTGTTCGCACGTCCCGGCATGGGCCAGCTGTTCGTGCGGTCCCTGATGGACGCCGAGCAGGCACCGGTCATGGCGTACCTGATCGTCGTCGCGACCCTCGCCATCATCGCCAACATCGTCGCGGACATCGTCTACGCGGCGATCGACCCCCGGATCCGGTTGGACGCATGA
- a CDS encoding ABC transporter family substrate-binding protein → MSVLALAACSGSDGGSGGGDDNAGINTNTAVNIAWNQPMSSFNGESITGNATANNIITYMANSRFNDYNLDLELVQDESFGTYEKVSDDPLTIKYTYADTAKWSDGVQAGPADLLLEWAAQSGKFNTVAPETNEEGEVTNEEAVTAGVYFDAANPAVALITETPEIEDNSITLVYSKPFADWETAIDNNLPAHIVAQRALGIEDPEEATEALVTAIQDNDTAALSKISKVWSDDWNFASLPEDEDLLVTSGPYTITEFVEEQYLTLTANENYEGDKTPVFEQVTVRYNGDPMAQVQALQNGEVDLISPQSTADVLTALEAIDGLEVETNVEGTYEHVDLQQGNGGPFDPATYGGDAEKAKAIRQAFLKTIPREQIVENLIKPLNPDAEVRNSFTQVPGSPMYDGIVEANGQADQYGEVDIAGAQALLQQAGVTTPVQVRMLFDPNNTRRQNTFELIKGSAAEAGFDVVPYTVQTDWGTDLSNATTFYDAALFGWQSTSTAVTEPDANYRTAATNNYFGYSNPEVDALFDELQTETDPAEQERILGEVEKHLVDDAFGVTIYQHPGITAYNPEKITNVQKLGIAPTIFYGFWEWSAGDAATQDAGE, encoded by the coding sequence GTGAGCGTCCTCGCACTCGCGGCCTGCTCCGGCTCGGACGGCGGCAGCGGCGGCGGCGACGACAACGCGGGCATCAACACGAACACCGCGGTCAACATCGCCTGGAACCAGCCGATGTCCTCGTTCAACGGCGAGAGCATCACGGGCAACGCGACGGCCAACAACATCATCACGTACATGGCCAACTCGCGCTTCAACGACTACAACCTCGACCTCGAGCTGGTCCAGGACGAGTCGTTCGGCACGTACGAGAAGGTCTCGGACGACCCGCTGACGATCAAGTACACCTACGCCGACACGGCGAAGTGGTCGGACGGCGTCCAGGCCGGTCCCGCGGACCTCCTGCTCGAGTGGGCTGCCCAGAGCGGCAAGTTCAACACGGTCGCGCCGGAGACGAACGAGGAGGGTGAGGTCACCAACGAGGAGGCCGTCACCGCCGGCGTCTACTTCGACGCCGCCAACCCGGCCGTCGCCCTCATCACCGAGACGCCGGAGATCGAGGACAACTCGATCACGCTCGTCTACTCCAAGCCCTTCGCGGACTGGGAGACGGCGATCGACAACAACCTCCCCGCGCACATCGTCGCGCAGCGTGCCCTCGGCATCGAGGACCCGGAGGAGGCCACCGAGGCCCTCGTCACGGCGATCCAGGACAACGACACCGCGGCGCTCTCGAAGATCTCGAAGGTCTGGAGCGACGACTGGAACTTCGCCTCGCTCCCCGAGGACGAGGACCTGCTGGTCACCTCGGGCCCGTACACGATCACGGAGTTCGTCGAGGAGCAGTACCTCACGCTCACCGCGAACGAGAACTACGAGGGTGACAAGACCCCGGTCTTCGAGCAGGTGACGGTCCGCTACAACGGCGACCCGATGGCCCAGGTCCAGGCGCTGCAGAACGGTGAGGTCGACCTCATCAGCCCGCAGTCCACGGCCGACGTCCTGACGGCGCTCGAGGCCATCGACGGTCTCGAGGTCGAGACCAACGTCGAGGGCACGTACGAGCACGTCGACCTGCAGCAGGGCAACGGCGGCCCGTTCGACCCCGCCACCTACGGCGGTGACGCCGAGAAGGCCAAGGCGATCCGCCAGGCGTTCCTCAAGACGATCCCGCGCGAGCAGATCGTCGAGAACCTCATCAAGCCGCTGAACCCGGACGCCGAGGTGCGCAACTCGTTCACGCAGGTCCCCGGCTCGCCGATGTACGACGGCATCGTCGAGGCGAACGGCCAGGCCGACCAGTACGGCGAGGTCGACATCGCGGGCGCCCAGGCGCTGCTGCAGCAGGCCGGCGTCACGACGCCGGTGCAGGTCCGCATGCTGTTCGACCCGAACAACACGCGCCGCCAGAACACCTTCGAGCTCATCAAGGGCTCGGCGGCCGAGGCCGGCTTCGACGTCGTCCCCTACACGGTCCAGACCGACTGGGGCACGGACCTGTCGAACGCGACGACGTTCTACGACGCGGCCCTGTTCGGCTGGCAGTCCACCTCGACCGCCGTCACCGAGCCGGACGCCAACTACCGCACGGCTGCGACGAACAACTACTTCGGCTACTCGAACCCCGAGGTCGACGCGCTGTTCGACGAGCTCCAGACGGAGACCGACCCCGCCGAGCAGGAGCGCATCCTGGGTGAGGTCGAGAAGCACCTGGTGGACGACGCCTTCGGCGTGACGATCTACCAGCACCCGGGCATCACCGCGTACAACCCGGAGAAGATCACCAACGTGCAGAAGCTCGGCATCGCGCCGACGATCTTCTACGGCTTCTGGGAGTGGTCCGCGGGCGACGCGGCCACCCAGGACGCGGGCGAGTGA
- the ychF gene encoding redox-regulated ATPase YchF translates to MALTIGIVGLPNVGKSTLFNALTRAQVLAANYPFATIEPNVGVVPLPDPRLDRLAEIFGSERVLPATVSFVDIAGIVRGASEGEGLGNKFLANIREADAICVVTRAFADPDVVHVDGRVSPKDDIETIHTELVLADLQTLEKAVPRLEKEVRAKKADAAELAAAQKALAVLEQGTTLFQGAAAAGLDLADLASFQLMTTKPFIYVFNTDDAGLADTAMQDDLRAHVAPADAVFLDAKFESELVELEPDEAREMLEANGQEEAGLDQLARVGFHTLGLQTYLTAGPKESRAWTIRRGWTAPQAAGVIHTDFQKGFIKAEVVSFDDLVEAGSVAAARAAGKARIEGKDYVMADGDVVEFRFNV, encoded by the coding sequence GTGGCGCTCACCATCGGCATCGTCGGACTGCCCAACGTCGGCAAGTCCACCCTCTTCAACGCGCTGACGCGCGCGCAGGTCCTCGCGGCGAACTACCCCTTCGCGACGATCGAGCCCAACGTCGGCGTGGTCCCGCTGCCGGACCCGCGCCTGGACCGGCTCGCGGAGATCTTCGGGTCCGAGCGGGTCCTGCCCGCCACGGTGTCGTTCGTCGACATCGCCGGCATCGTGCGCGGCGCGAGCGAGGGCGAGGGCCTGGGCAACAAGTTCCTCGCCAACATCCGCGAGGCCGACGCCATCTGCGTCGTGACGCGCGCGTTCGCCGACCCCGACGTCGTGCACGTCGACGGCCGCGTCTCGCCGAAGGACGACATCGAGACGATCCACACCGAGCTCGTCCTCGCGGACCTGCAGACGCTGGAGAAGGCGGTGCCGCGCCTGGAGAAGGAGGTGCGGGCGAAGAAGGCGGACGCCGCGGAGCTCGCCGCGGCGCAGAAGGCGCTCGCGGTGCTCGAGCAGGGCACCACCCTGTTCCAGGGTGCGGCGGCGGCCGGCCTGGACCTCGCGGACCTGGCGTCCTTCCAGCTGATGACGACGAAGCCGTTCATCTACGTCTTCAACACCGACGACGCCGGCCTCGCGGACACCGCGATGCAGGACGACCTGCGCGCGCACGTCGCCCCGGCCGACGCCGTGTTCCTCGACGCGAAGTTCGAGTCGGAGCTCGTCGAGCTGGAGCCGGACGAGGCCCGCGAGATGCTCGAGGCGAACGGCCAGGAGGAGGCGGGCCTCGACCAGCTCGCCCGCGTCGGCTTCCACACCCTCGGCCTGCAGACGTACCTGACGGCGGGCCCGAAGGAGTCGCGCGCCTGGACGATCCGGCGCGGCTGGACCGCGCCGCAGGCGGCCGGCGTGATCCACACCGACTTCCAGAAGGGCTTCATCAAGGCGGAGGTCGTCTCGTTCGACGACCTCGTCGAGGCAGGGTCGGTGGCCGCCGCCCGCGCGGCCGGCAAGGCGCGCATCGAGGGCAAGGACTACGTCATGGCCGACGGCGACGTCGTGGAGTTCCGCTTCAACGTCTGA
- a CDS encoding DNA recombination protein RmuC: MVQMSVATLVLTLLAGVLVGALLGGGSAWVAAGARAARAAERRVRAAELEATRARSLLEARGDGDDERFRALAADALSATSEQFLALAHQRMAAEHQTSAAELARREESVRTMVEPIARTLEQVRGELASAQRARAAGEAALGEQVRAMREASEHLRGQTAQLVTALRSSHVRGRWGEVQLRRVVEAAGMLAHVDFVEQASVRTDDGVLRPDMVVRLAGGKNVVVDAKVAFLGFLEASEASDERVRAERMAAHARHVRAHVDALAAKRYWDQFAPAPEFVVMFVPAESFLHAAVEQDPGLVEHAFERNVVLATPTTLLALLRTVAYAWKQDALAANAQQVLTLGKELHGRLATLGGHLTRLGRAIDSAAGAYNQTVASLETRVLVSARRFADLHVVDADLPTPPPADPRLATVSAPELVAFSTAQAVVLDERTGHTDPVEEQARSGAR, translated from the coding sequence ATGGTGCAGATGTCCGTCGCGACGCTCGTCCTCACGCTGCTCGCCGGCGTCCTCGTCGGCGCGCTGCTCGGCGGCGGGTCCGCCTGGGTCGCCGCCGGTGCGCGTGCCGCCCGGGCGGCGGAGCGCCGCGTGCGCGCCGCGGAGCTGGAGGCGACCCGCGCGCGCTCCCTGCTCGAGGCGCGCGGGGACGGCGACGACGAGCGCTTCCGCGCGCTGGCGGCGGACGCGCTGAGCGCGACGAGCGAGCAGTTCCTCGCCCTCGCGCACCAGCGCATGGCGGCCGAGCACCAGACCAGCGCGGCGGAGCTGGCGCGGCGCGAGGAGTCCGTGCGGACGATGGTCGAGCCGATCGCGCGCACGCTGGAGCAGGTGCGCGGGGAGCTGGCCTCCGCGCAGCGGGCGCGCGCCGCCGGCGAGGCGGCGCTCGGCGAGCAGGTGCGCGCGATGCGGGAGGCGTCCGAGCACCTGCGGGGCCAGACCGCCCAGCTCGTCACCGCGCTGCGGTCCTCGCACGTGCGTGGCCGCTGGGGCGAGGTGCAGCTGCGGCGCGTGGTGGAGGCGGCGGGGATGCTCGCGCACGTCGACTTCGTCGAGCAGGCGTCGGTCCGCACGGACGACGGCGTGCTGCGACCGGACATGGTGGTGCGGCTCGCGGGCGGCAAGAACGTCGTGGTCGACGCGAAGGTCGCGTTCCTCGGCTTCCTCGAGGCCAGCGAGGCGAGCGACGAGCGCGTGCGCGCCGAGCGCATGGCGGCGCACGCCCGGCACGTGCGTGCGCACGTGGACGCGCTCGCCGCCAAGCGGTACTGGGACCAGTTCGCGCCCGCGCCCGAGTTCGTCGTCATGTTCGTGCCCGCCGAGTCGTTCCTGCACGCGGCCGTCGAGCAGGACCCCGGGCTGGTCGAGCACGCGTTCGAGCGCAACGTCGTGCTCGCGACGCCGACGACGCTGCTCGCGCTCCTGCGCACGGTCGCCTACGCCTGGAAGCAGGACGCCCTGGCCGCGAACGCCCAGCAGGTCCTCACCCTCGGCAAGGAGCTGCACGGGCGGCTCGCGACGCTCGGCGGGCACCTGACACGGCTCGGCCGGGCGATCGACTCCGCCGCGGGGGCCTACAACCAGACCGTCGCGTCGCTCGAGACCCGGGTGCTGGTCAGCGCGCGCCGGTTCGCGGACCTGCACGTGGTCGACGCCGACCTGCCGACCCCTCCCCCCGCCGACCCGCGCCTGGCGACCGTCAGCGCGCCCGAGCTCGTCGCGTTCTCCACGGCCCAGGCGGTCGTGCTCGACGAGCGCACGGGCCACACCGACCCGGTGGAGGAGCAGGCGCGCAGCGGCGCGCGGTGA